From Montipora foliosa isolate CH-2021 chromosome 6, ASM3666993v2, whole genome shotgun sequence, a single genomic window includes:
- the LOC138006358 gene encoding uncharacterized protein isoform X1 — MWRACAYLLVFTTCFELQVNGKFHIKPKSHKHREKWTDDKESKHVKRDTVPNGYPSYGSLYAAQTSTSYNSAVYNTDTASAGQVKSAMPYPASSPSANPAAASVDTASSVAAASVTSTPAPASAPAAVAAAAAPAPAPAPAPAPAPAPAQAPAPAPAPVAATQATAAAAPAPAPAPAPAAPVQESAPARASVPYQATSGSYSYNFNPAPAPAPYYSYPAPAAYAYPSPSTASATALIAAAVAQVAKSTSTQGSLKAHTRSNTAGVCMDDDRANNFCLKARNPCFCEENHHFMYNYCKDSCNWCDSSENIGHRFWRIVNEAHLPRSWVINQIKFYTDKHAKHAIPTPDHHKAFASSSYLGYDPGSAFNNKSNTYWLPNGWYDRGAGEDFIGYEFPEPVAINSVRIVHQSGQGNVVSRKMYVEAADAYGGPYTTKWIIENSKGRSSKRFNNKMCPLFWRRFSTDQGVYCFKLNTDFLTWHEARDKCAEYGGDLVSIRGDEEADFVKNQIQLCGYTWIGLNDLKNESDYRWSDGANLTYKSMSPQMDYMKDERADQEMDCIASDQNGQWTNFHCDDKFYSLCKKKLKSEDEDEEDEESDEEEDDEPVVKHHKHHIKYHSLKKNKVRKHKKLNKKISLAEELKEAKANATQEEEDEEVDEDAIREAVRAQKNSKKDKEEEDEEEEEEEENDEEVSGSGSGRSASSIPEKPSKRSSHKVWEF; from the exons TTTACAATACAGATACAGCATCTGCAGGTCAGGTGAAATCAGCTATGCCATATCCAGCATCTTCTCCGTCAGCGAACCCCGCTGCTGCCTCTGTAGATACCGCTTCATCGGTTGCTGCCGCGTCAGTTACTTCTACCCCTGCTCCAGCATCCGCTCCTGCTGCTGTTGCTGCCGCTGCCGCTCCCGCACCAGCCCCAGCCCCAGCCCCAGCCCCAGCTCCAGCTCCAGCTCAAGCTCCAGCTCCAGCTCCAGCACCTGTGGCCGCTACTCAAGCAACGGCTGCCGCTGCTCCAGCCCCAGCTCCAGCACCCGCGCCAGCTGCTCCCGTACAGGAGTCAGCTCCCGCTAGAGCTTCTGTGCCATACCAGGCGACATCTGGAAGTTACAGCTACAACTTCAATCCTGCACCAGCTCCTGCTCCCTACTACTCCTACCCTGCTCCGGCAGCTTATGCTTACCCATCTCCTTCCACCGCCTCTGCTACCGCCCTAATCGCCGCCGCTG tggCGCAAGTGGCTAAATCGACCTCTACCCAAG GTTCACTTAAGGCTCACA CGCGAAGTAACACTGCAG GAGTTTGTATGGATGATGACAGAGCAAACAACTTCTGCTTGAAAGCAAGAAATCCATGTTTTTGTGAAGAAAACCACCACTTCATGTATAACTACTGCAAAGATTCTTGCAACTGGTGTGACTCGTCTGAGAATATAG GCCACAGGTTCTGGAGAATAGTGAATGAAGCTCATCTTCCAAGATCGTGGGTAATCAACCAAATCAAGTTCTACACAGACAAACACGCGAAGCACGCAATCCCAACACCAGATCACCACAAGGCCTTCGCAAGTTCCAGTTACCTCGGATACGACCCCGGAAGTGCTTTTAACAACAAAAGCAACACTTACTGGCTTCCGAACGGATGGTACGACAGAGGAGCTGGGGAAGACTTTATCGGTTATGAGTTCCCCGAACCTGTTGCTATTAACTCAGTCCGTATTGTTCATCAGTCTGGGCAAGGAAACGTGGTTTCCAGGAAAATGTATGTTGAGGCCGCTGATGCTTATGGAGGACCATACACCACCAAATGGATCATCGAAAACAGCAAAGGAAGAAGCAGTAAAAgatttaataacaaaa TGTGTCCTCTGTTCTGGAGACGTTTCTCAACTGATCAAGGAGTTTACTGCTTCAAGCTTAACACCGATTTCTTGACCTGGCACGAAGCCAGAGACAAATGCGCTGAATATGGTGGTGATCTGGTGTCAATCCGAGGAGATGAAGAGGCAGACTTTGTTAAAAACCAAATTCAGTTGTGTGG GTACACATGGATTGGACTCAATGACTTGAAAAACGAGAGCGATTATCGGTGGAGTGACGGAGCAAACCTGACTTACAAATCTATGAGTCCACAAATGGACTACATGAAAGACGAGAGAGCTGATCAAGAGATGGATTGTATTGCATCCGATCAGAACGGCCAATGGACAAATTTCCATTGCGATGATAAATTTTATTCCCTCTGCAAGAAGAAGCTTA AATCTGAAGACGAAGATGAAGAAGACGaggaaagtgacgaagaagaagacgacgaaCCGGTTGTTAAACACCACAAACATCACATCAAATATCACAGCctaaagaagaacaaagttCGTAAACATAAAAAACTCAACAAAAAGATTAGTTTAG CCGAAGAGCTCAAAGAAGCCAAGGCAAACGCGACCCAAgaggaagaagatgaagaagtgGATGAAGACGCCATCCGTGAGGCAGTAAGAGCTCAAAAGAATtccaaaaaagacaaagaagaagaagatgaagaagaagaagaagaggaagaaaacgaCGAAGAAGTTTCCGGATCAGGTTCTGGACGATCAGCAAGCTCTATTCCAGAAAAACCCAGCAAAAGATCATCTCACAAAGTTTGGGAATTTTAG
- the LOC138006360 gene encoding BTB/POZ domain-containing protein KCTD9-like isoform X1 produces the protein MPGYAQKRVTVFAKGCTRGGKVVAVPKTFEEFLRVVQKKLGLPSVASVFTKNGGLIDDVELIRDDEVLYVSAEDVAMVPCPLHVSLANGDAYVVDEAKSFTDWVTLNVGGQIFTTTRATLMNEPNSMLAKMFSPAESWTSITDHSGAFLIDRSPVYFEPILNYLRHGQLILDNGVNPGGVLEEAKFFGISGILEQLEEMVKATDKSEDAPLSRIEFIKIILSTPSTCELRCQGINLDSADLSKLDLRFINFKMANLRKTDLTNANLSNCCLERADLSEAHMDGAILTCTRLQRAHMEGASLRGCNFEDPTGTRAHLEGVNLKGSDLEGSNLGNVNLRVATLKGANLQNCNLRGAELAGADLENCNLTGCDLQDANLRGANITGATIAEITGPLHMTAFVRNQLPGSLTVSSSPDE, from the exons ATGCCAGGATATGCTCAGAAGAGGGTTACTGTGTTTGCAAAGGGATGTACAAGGGGAGGAAAG GTGGTCGCTGTTCCAAAGACGTTTGAAGAATTTCTCCGTGTAGTCCAGAAAAAGCTTGGTCTTCCATCAGTAGCGTCTGTCTTTACCAAAAATGGAGGATTGATTGATGACGTTGAATTGATCAGAGATGATGAAGTGCTGTATGTTTCTGCTGAAGATGTTGCTATGG TGCCTTGTCCACTCCATGTCAGTCTGGCAAATGGTGATGCTTATGTTGTTGATGAAGCTAAAT CGTTCACAGACTGGGTGACACTCAATGTTGGAGGGCAAATTTTTACAACAACAAG GGCAACATTAATGAATGAACCAAACAGCATGTTGGCAAAAATGTTTTCCCCAGCAG AATCATGGACCAGTATCACAGACCACAGTGGAGCATTTCTTATTGATAGAAGCCCAGTGTACTTTGAACCGATCTTGAATTACCTCAGGCATGGACAGCTTATACTGGATAATGGTGTCAATCCAGGAG GTGTTTTAGAGGAGGCCAAGTTTTTCGGAATCTCTGGCATCTTGGAGCAGTTAGAAGAGATGGTGAAG GCTACTGACAAATCTGAAGATGCGCCGCTCTCAAGGATCGAGTTCATCAAAATTATATTGTCAACTCCTTCAACTTGTGAATTACGTTGCCAg GGAATAAATTTAGATTCTGCTGATCTTTCCAAGCTTGACCTACGCTTTATTAACTTCAAGATGGCAAACCTGAGAAAGACGGACCTTACAAACGCCAACCTGTCCAACTGCTGCTTGGAACGAGCTGATCTGTCTGAAGCACACATGGAT GGAGCCATTTTAACTTGTACTCGTCTTCAAAGGGCTCATATGGAAGGCGCTTCTCTCAGGGGGTGTAATTTTGAAGACCCAACTGGTACCAGGGCTCATCTCGAAG GTGTCAATCTTAAAGGTTCGGATTTGGAAGGAAGTAATTTAGGAAATGTGAATCTTCGAGTTGCTACTCTCAAGGGGGCAAACCTCCAGAATTGTAACTTACGGGGAGCAGAATTAGCAGGAGCAGATTTAGAG AACTGTAATTTAACTGGGTGTGATCTTCAGGATGCTAATCTCCGAGGTGCAAACATCACAGGAGCCACCATCGCTGAGATCACTGGGCCACTTCACATGACAGCTTTTGTTAGAAATCAACTCCCAGGCTCCCTCACTGTCTCTTCGTCTCCAGATGAGTAA
- the LOC138006360 gene encoding BTB/POZ domain-containing protein KCTD9-like isoform X2, protein MPGYAQKRVTVFAKGCTRGGKVVAVPKTFEEFLRVVQKKLGLPSVASVFTKNGGLIDDVELIRDDEVLYVSAEDVAMVPCPLHVSLANGDAYVVDEAKSFTDWVTLNVGGQIFTTTRATLMNEPNSMLAKMFSPAESWTSITDHSGAFLIDRSPVYFEPILNYLRHGQLILDNGVNPGGVLEEAKFFGISGILEQLEEMVKATDKSEDAPLSRIEFIKIILSTPSTCELRCQLDLRFINFKMANLRKTDLTNANLSNCCLERADLSEAHMDGAILTCTRLQRAHMEGASLRGCNFEDPTGTRAHLEGVNLKGSDLEGSNLGNVNLRVATLKGANLQNCNLRGAELAGADLENCNLTGCDLQDANLRGANITGATIAEITGPLHMTAFVRNQLPGSLTVSSSPDE, encoded by the exons ATGCCAGGATATGCTCAGAAGAGGGTTACTGTGTTTGCAAAGGGATGTACAAGGGGAGGAAAG GTGGTCGCTGTTCCAAAGACGTTTGAAGAATTTCTCCGTGTAGTCCAGAAAAAGCTTGGTCTTCCATCAGTAGCGTCTGTCTTTACCAAAAATGGAGGATTGATTGATGACGTTGAATTGATCAGAGATGATGAAGTGCTGTATGTTTCTGCTGAAGATGTTGCTATGG TGCCTTGTCCACTCCATGTCAGTCTGGCAAATGGTGATGCTTATGTTGTTGATGAAGCTAAAT CGTTCACAGACTGGGTGACACTCAATGTTGGAGGGCAAATTTTTACAACAACAAG GGCAACATTAATGAATGAACCAAACAGCATGTTGGCAAAAATGTTTTCCCCAGCAG AATCATGGACCAGTATCACAGACCACAGTGGAGCATTTCTTATTGATAGAAGCCCAGTGTACTTTGAACCGATCTTGAATTACCTCAGGCATGGACAGCTTATACTGGATAATGGTGTCAATCCAGGAG GTGTTTTAGAGGAGGCCAAGTTTTTCGGAATCTCTGGCATCTTGGAGCAGTTAGAAGAGATGGTGAAG GCTACTGACAAATCTGAAGATGCGCCGCTCTCAAGGATCGAGTTCATCAAAATTATATTGTCAACTCCTTCAACTTGTGAATTACGTTGCCAg CTTGACCTACGCTTTATTAACTTCAAGATGGCAAACCTGAGAAAGACGGACCTTACAAACGCCAACCTGTCCAACTGCTGCTTGGAACGAGCTGATCTGTCTGAAGCACACATGGAT GGAGCCATTTTAACTTGTACTCGTCTTCAAAGGGCTCATATGGAAGGCGCTTCTCTCAGGGGGTGTAATTTTGAAGACCCAACTGGTACCAGGGCTCATCTCGAAG GTGTCAATCTTAAAGGTTCGGATTTGGAAGGAAGTAATTTAGGAAATGTGAATCTTCGAGTTGCTACTCTCAAGGGGGCAAACCTCCAGAATTGTAACTTACGGGGAGCAGAATTAGCAGGAGCAGATTTAGAG AACTGTAATTTAACTGGGTGTGATCTTCAGGATGCTAATCTCCGAGGTGCAAACATCACAGGAGCCACCATCGCTGAGATCACTGGGCCACTTCACATGACAGCTTTTGTTAGAAATCAACTCCCAGGCTCCCTCACTGTCTCTTCGTCTCCAGATGAGTAA
- the LOC138006360 gene encoding BTB/POZ domain-containing protein KCTD9-like isoform X3: MPGYAQKRVTVFAKGCTRGGKVVAVPKTFEEFLRVVQKKLGLPSVASVFTKNGGLIDDVELIRDDEVLYVSAEDVAMVPCPLHVSLANGDAYVVDEAKSFTDWVTLNVGGQIFTTTRATLMNEPNSMLAKMFSPAESWTSITDHSGAFLIDRSPVYFEPILNYLRHGQLILDNGVNPGGVLEEAKFFGISGILEQLEEMVKATDKSEDAPLSRIEFIKIILSTPSTCELRCQMANLRKTDLTNANLSNCCLERADLSEAHMDGAILTCTRLQRAHMEGASLRGCNFEDPTGTRAHLEGVNLKGSDLEGSNLGNVNLRVATLKGANLQNCNLRGAELAGADLENCNLTGCDLQDANLRGANITGATIAEITGPLHMTAFVRNQLPGSLTVSSSPDE, encoded by the exons ATGCCAGGATATGCTCAGAAGAGGGTTACTGTGTTTGCAAAGGGATGTACAAGGGGAGGAAAG GTGGTCGCTGTTCCAAAGACGTTTGAAGAATTTCTCCGTGTAGTCCAGAAAAAGCTTGGTCTTCCATCAGTAGCGTCTGTCTTTACCAAAAATGGAGGATTGATTGATGACGTTGAATTGATCAGAGATGATGAAGTGCTGTATGTTTCTGCTGAAGATGTTGCTATGG TGCCTTGTCCACTCCATGTCAGTCTGGCAAATGGTGATGCTTATGTTGTTGATGAAGCTAAAT CGTTCACAGACTGGGTGACACTCAATGTTGGAGGGCAAATTTTTACAACAACAAG GGCAACATTAATGAATGAACCAAACAGCATGTTGGCAAAAATGTTTTCCCCAGCAG AATCATGGACCAGTATCACAGACCACAGTGGAGCATTTCTTATTGATAGAAGCCCAGTGTACTTTGAACCGATCTTGAATTACCTCAGGCATGGACAGCTTATACTGGATAATGGTGTCAATCCAGGAG GTGTTTTAGAGGAGGCCAAGTTTTTCGGAATCTCTGGCATCTTGGAGCAGTTAGAAGAGATGGTGAAG GCTACTGACAAATCTGAAGATGCGCCGCTCTCAAGGATCGAGTTCATCAAAATTATATTGTCAACTCCTTCAACTTGTGAATTACGTTGCCAg ATGGCAAACCTGAGAAAGACGGACCTTACAAACGCCAACCTGTCCAACTGCTGCTTGGAACGAGCTGATCTGTCTGAAGCACACATGGAT GGAGCCATTTTAACTTGTACTCGTCTTCAAAGGGCTCATATGGAAGGCGCTTCTCTCAGGGGGTGTAATTTTGAAGACCCAACTGGTACCAGGGCTCATCTCGAAG GTGTCAATCTTAAAGGTTCGGATTTGGAAGGAAGTAATTTAGGAAATGTGAATCTTCGAGTTGCTACTCTCAAGGGGGCAAACCTCCAGAATTGTAACTTACGGGGAGCAGAATTAGCAGGAGCAGATTTAGAG AACTGTAATTTAACTGGGTGTGATCTTCAGGATGCTAATCTCCGAGGTGCAAACATCACAGGAGCCACCATCGCTGAGATCACTGGGCCACTTCACATGACAGCTTTTGTTAGAAATCAACTCCCAGGCTCCCTCACTGTCTCTTCGTCTCCAGATGAGTAA